The stretch of DNA AAGTGGAAGAATGAAAGAAACATACGGAGTAGTCTTAACCCTGCCACTCCAAAGAGTATGTTCTTAATGTCAAAAGATAAATACTTGAAAGAAAGTCATTGAGGAACCATTGGTAGAAAAGGCGAGTAAATAAGTACTCGCAGTACATTGTACACCGTGGTTATAAACTTATAATGTCAAATAAAAGCAGTTCTCGAGGAACCATGTATACAGAAACTCAAGTAGCACGTAAAAGAGAGTCTTGAAAGTGTACACATGGAATGGGAATAGCTATGTACATTTAGTTATCAAGCGTGTTCTTAAGAGCTAAGACCGCCATGGCCACCACAAGCAACAAAACTTAATCTCACTTAGCATCCAACACATAATTGCGAAAAATATCCATACTCTCAGCAAGTATCCAACATTCAGAATATCCTTTTCCTTGAATAGATGATCTGGCAGTAACATTTTAAGCTTAAGACATGTTCTCTAATCTTTAAGCAATCTTTAATAAAACACCCATGATTAGCATACATATAGTACATTCACTCTAAGCTAGCATCGAACTCGAACAGTCCCCAAAAGTATCATATTCTTCAATAACGATAATACTTAAGGAAACATTTCCAAAGCCATTTCACGTCACCAATCAAGGCCTAAAATTATGATGAATTATGAACTAAACTGCAACAAATAAACCAAATGTAGAAGGGAGATGTGCATGTAAGATCATTTCTCCAACATCAAAAAACCTCTAGCACTCACCACAAGAACCACATTCTTCGTTACAGACACAAAACGAGCAAAATACACCTTAACTGTGACAAATAACTCAACAAACAATGGAGAAGCTCAGCAAAATTCATGTCTCCAATATCGAAATACCTCTAGCACACCCTTAAAGAACCACAGTCGACAATATCaaacaaaactcaaaacttcACCCATCAATGGCTATGATCATGATCCAACTAAGAATTAAAACACAACGTAGAATCTTGAGGCTCTAATCAACTAATTTCTCCAAAATAATCCTACCAAATTACTCTTAACCTAAAACCAAGTCCACATTCTCTTTTCAAAAAAATCGATTTTTGAACAAATAATTCATATTACAACAACAAGAAGGTTATCCCAGTTGTGTCCTAGAGtcaggatcctctccatttccgcTCTCCACTACCTAATCAATAGGCAAGATTTAATCTTAAACAAATCTACtccctctccatttcctctctctACTACCTAATTTATTCTAAACCGTTGATTCGACAATGAACCCTGAGTATCCTAATTCAGTATGTCAAGGCCCCGTAAATTGCGAGgtaaggggggtcggatgtacacCAGCTAACCATGATCACAAACACTAACAGTAATAACAAATTACAATAACAAGTAAAATATCAACAAAAAAAcataaagattgaaactttataACGAAGTAGAGCATAATATAAAAAATTACCAAGCCGGGTAGTGATAATTTGATCAGCAGAAACTTTCTGGGCTAACAAACAGTAAGAAAAACATGCAATTATCAAATATATAAATGAAAATAACCTCATTTTTTAACTATTTTGGGACAATTATACACTAATTTTTTTGTGGGGAATTGGAAGAGAAGGGTAGAAAGATACGATCTTGGGAATGGAAGGAAGATGGGTCCGAATTGGTTTGATGGGTTGGTGTGTAACAGAGTTTATAGTCGGGTACGGGTCAACTGGTCATGCCACGGATTACCACGTCACTTGGACCAATCAAAACTTTAGTTTTGCctttcttttttatttattttttttaatttactcACGTAccattttttcgatttttttattGGTTCAAATGAGCGTACAATGTCGTAGGCTAAGTAGCAAAAAACGGATACGGATACATGACAcgacatcccatgaaatttaggacacaggacacgttatttaaatttaataaaatatgctccctccattattttataTTAGTCGTTTTAGAAAATTTGGTATTTTTCTTTATATAAGTCGTTCTAAGACCCCTAGGCATTATTTGCTTGAATTTCCCAGAAAAATTAACTTTTCTCTATTTCCATTGCATTTTCATGGTAGTTATATTTAATGATGCAATTAGTATTCCACTCTACCATAGTACTAAACGTTTATTGGAGGAAATCAAAAAGTGAATTAATGTTTAGAGAGAGGTGGAGTTATTTTAGAATCcatttttaaaataatgctcaaaaataaagtatttgttgttttgggtcggttttgaaaatattttcaaaaccgacccaaaacgataaatattttattttttaccaTTATTTTAAAAATGGATTCAGTTATTTTATGAAAGAGAAATTAACTTTATATAGGATAATTATTAGTTTATTAATACTCTTAATTCTTGTGCACATAGATTAAACGAGTTATATAAAGGTATGGAGGggtatattttatagttataattaacttaccattttatttttgttaatatatttgatattaaatttaaataattgaAGGTAAAATTTGACTTTGACTATAATTTATTCTCATTTCCCACTCAAACCCGTCTTTCAATCTCTTTCAGTCTTTCGACATCTTATTTCTCGTTTATAGGTATCCGACACATTTAGGAGGAGTGTCCGCGTGTGTCCAACGAGCGTCGTATCAACACGGTGTCGAACACGGATGACTGATTaagaggagtgtccgtgctacctagcccAACAATTCGTGAAAATCAGAGTCAGTTAAGAATTAGCTCAAGCTAATCCATGGCAACAGCCAACATGGCCGTCAATCCTAGGATGTTAGAttcgtagttgctcattcatggacgcATTTTAGTGGACTTTTTGCCATAGTTTTTCCATTGTATACCCTTCTtttaaaaaacaagaaaaaatttCTCTCTTATTCTTCTTTCTCTCTTCCTTTCTCTCAAATTAATGAATATCTTCATCAGTTATTCCATTGTGAATCTTAATTTGCATAGTGATTAAGTAAATTCATAATTAtatgcaatttttttttaatatagttgctcattcatgtacgaGTTTTATTCTTTCATgaactttttttaattatttttccaTAACATACCCTTTGcatagaaaaaaaaaactctcattctctcacaaaattaatcaaatccaaAAAATAgtcaaatccgtcaaattacacAGTTATGGATGCTAATTCCCGTATCAATCAAGTAATAATTCTAATTCTTAATTTTATCAATTATATTGTACAAGTATCAAATTAAAGAATTGatttacattaattaaattagggtttgtttaaaCCGTTGTCGGCATTGGGATGAGGGACAACCATGAAAGAATGTTGTTGTCCAATGTCCGAGAGTCTCGATGATTCATTTAAAAACCATTATCCTGTATCATACAAATCCGTCGGCAGTACATGAACACAATGTTACTATGTTACTGCTTTGCTTGTTTGATTTTTTCGtttttcattttccttttttttaaatgttttgtatttttgttgattGGCTGAGGAGGTTGTCAAGACGGTCGGTGATGCAAGGGAGGCGGCAGTAAGGGTGGTGGATGATGGCTGACGGATAGTGGTGGTTGGATGGTGGTAGTTAAAGCGAGAAAAGAGTAAATGAAGAAGATAAAGAGAGAATGAAAGAAGGGTATTAAAacgaaaatcattaaaataaaaggGATATTATGGTCATTTACGTCTATAAAAGAGTAAAACTCGTCCATAAATAAGCACCACCCATTTTTAAATATATATACGAAAAATGTTATACAAGAAGATGAGACGATTAGCAGGAATGTTGGCTAGACGCTGGCGAAGTAGCATCAATACGACAATACTCAAATTGCAACAAAAATGTCAGCCAAACCCTAGATATTTCCATCCCTAATTTCCTAGAAACTTGATTACTCGTACTTTAAATCAATATGCTGGATCATGTGATTTTCTCTAATCTTtatgttattttatttttaagatTTCATCCTTCATTTTGTTTCAAATTAGGTAGATATAAATTAAATTAGGATAAATTTTATTAGGGTTTATGAAAATCAGGTATAATTCACCCATACAACACTATACACCGATCAAAGACGCAATTATTTCGAGACGGACTAATCACACATAGTGAAGGACTAGAAACGAATGGACACACAAAACTTGCTAATGAAACCAGGGGGAGATGCATTGATGTTCCTGTTTTTCATACTATTCAATCAAACAAAAATTAAGTCCGATATCGCAGTTCGTAAAGCATGTATAATAGCGGGTCAGAACGGGTGATGGATAGAGCGAGTttatatagcggccacgcaagaGGGGTAGGTGATGATAGGCATGGTGGTTGCCGGTTGGGTGGTGGCGGCAAAAGTGGTGGTTGAGATGTGGAAAAGGGAAATTGAAAGGAGTAATGacttttgaagaaaattgaaaaaTATTGATGTTGAAATGAGAGGGGTAAAGTGGGAAATCatgtccatgattgagtaaatTATGTACATGAATGAGCAACACCCGTTAGATTTTGCCCCAAAACAGCATTCATCCTGCAGTTTTAGATCTTTCGGAAATGAGTTAAACCCCATGGTCTTTTAACAAAATCACAAACAATAAAAATGGAATGCTCGACAATCGACATTTTACAAACACAAAATTTAGCCTACCACTTTTCCAATCTGGAAAATTCATATTTGCATTTTTTGTTTCCAATTGTTTATACAAACACGTACATGGGAATTATTCGCCCCCATAATAAAACATGTCAAAGTTGAGTCAAACAGAGACATAAATCATTAACTAAGACGGACTAAAATATACCTCCCATACACTATCTATAACAAATGAAATAGTACAAAATTCGTAACACAAGGCATACAGCTTcggaggaaaaaaaaaaaaaaagatgataaAATAAGGACAAGAAGGACTTGGAGAAAGCTTCAACAGTTCAATTACATCCCAGGAACCACAATTTACAGCTAACAAGATATGTCAATGACGTCCAAGTCGGAGTATAATTCATCTATAACAAAGCACTAAACTCGGAAAGATTCATTTAACCCATATAGTGGTATAGGTAAAGCTCTTGAAATAATTTCATAGCGAAGATGCCCCCAAATTCTCCTTGCTAACATCCATCGGATCTCAAGGACGCAGCACATTTCCTTCCCCATTTTGCCAGTCAAGTTCGAGTGTGTGCTGGTGAGGGAGAACCCTCGCAAATTCGCCGGCAATAAACAGCTACAACAGATGCCGATATTTTCATCCCAAAAATACAAGAAAAGAATAGAAACAAAGCTGCCGGCACTTTGCCTGACAAGGTCCTGGACACTATCAAAACAATCATGTACACGAGTAGACGAATTGCATCTCATGAAGCTGCTTCCGTTTGAGCTCTGCTTCTTCCTAGACCCAAGCCCAAGCCTAAAGGAGCACTATTTGTTCTTGCATGATTATGTTGGTGGTTACATTGAGAATGGGCATGTCCAACTTGGGTATTCAGAGAATTGACATTGACACTGACATTACCATTGCCATTAGTTTGAGGAGGATAAGCTAACCCCGTGTGCATATTGGAGTCTCTGCACATCGGCATCATGCCAATCCCTTCATCATTAACCGATTCTTCAATACGCACATCTTCATTGTATCCACTAACCAAAAAATCTGAACAGTTCTTGCGTACCCCGTGATCAAAGGGATTTCTAAACCGACCATTAGGACCTTTTAAATAGCTGTAGCGCATAGCATTTGCCATTTCATTTGTAGTGATATTGCGAGATATCTGTAAAAGTAAATACATGTCATTCATAATCTCTCATAGCACATGATTAACGCCTACTCATAACAAGTTGAGGTGTAACAAGAATCACATAAAACCAGGCAAGCAAACAAGCAACCTCCAAAAGATGTCACGAGGCTAATTATATGCTAAACAGATTGAAAAAATGGCAAACCCCAGCTCCTATCCTCTCCGAGAATAGTATTTTTATACTCCAGGGCTTCTTAGAGATAGAGACAGACATATGCTGATATACTCTTATAATCTTATAGCATAGGTAATGTCATGTTCAATCAAGAGGAACAAACAAAGGACGAATTCACATTAGCAGAAACCAATGAAACCTCACCTGGGAAGCTTGAACAACTGTTAAGACTGCCACTCCAAAAAATAACAGAGAGACAGCAAGCAGAAATGATATAGCACCAGGATGATGAGTACCAGCATGGTTTAACCATGGCCCAAAAGAAGATGGAGCCGATGGATCAGTCAGAATTCCTGGATCATGAAGTAATCAataagatcatcagcaaacaaagaggaTATTTATGTTGATCTTCCCcccttcaaaggaggaaagtcGACTCCAAAAAAACACAAGACTGACAGTAACATACTTATAAGAGTTACTAAACCAGTAATCAGCATAGCAGCAACTTCCAGCACAAGAAACATGAAGAAATCCCATTTGTTTCTCTGAATCAACAAAGCAGATTATGAGTCGGCAATGAGTAGCTGATAAGAAAGAAATATGTATAACATTACTCAAGTGCCTCAAAAGGCTTCCGCATAAGGTGAGGTGAGAAGGTCGTATTACATATGTACTCTTTTTGAGGGAAAAAAAATGGGTATGTTACATATGTAGTACACGTACTCAATCTTACCTACACCTTGCAAACGGGTAATTCCTATTGGGCAAGGGTAGGGCCAGCTCGAGTACCAGATCATTTCAGGTATGTTCACATTCGGCTCAGATAAGGCCCGTACATTTCGAGTTACAAGGTTAGCTCAACTCGGGCCAGGTAAGTGTTGCCAAATCTAAGTCGTTACCAATGTATTGAAAACACATAGATGTTTACCAATCAGCTCTATCACAGCTACTAAAGGAAATAAAAAACGGCAATAGTTTAGCGAGACATTTTGTTTTATTCATTATACTCTTAGAATCTTCACTCGAAATGGATTCAACTAGTGAGATAtatgtaataaaaaaaataacagaAAAGGAAGTATAAATTTCTTATGAGGAAAGTATAAGAGATTAAAACAAGTAGAATCAAAGAACACCTGAtacaaaaaaaagaagaaaaaagcaaCTAAAAAGAACTGACATTAGCATGCAGTACCAGAAACCTTTCCAAACAACTAGGTTCCATTTCATAAACTATTTTACAGCAGGAGGCATGTTTCAAACTTTCATAGTGATAGTATCAAATAACTGTCCATAGGTAATATAATCAAGGCCAACATCATGGACATGGATACAGAAAAATTAAGCTATGCTACCTTGCCAATACAATTTGAGACCCACGGGCAGTGGTGATCGAATTGCTCAACACAGCGATCACAAGTAGAACAATGTTTAGCACGAACAGGTCTCACAATCTACAGACAGAAGGGAAAGAAACAATATCAGTGATTAAGCACTAATAATTGTGAACTTAATCATTCAGAAAAAAGGGAAAAAAGGTAGAGAATGAGTATTATACCTTGCAAGTAATGCAGAGTTGGGACCAGTTTCCAGCCAGCAAAGCAGGATTCTCTATCTCAATTTTCAGAAAAGGCTCCTGTAAGAAAGGGGCAGAATACTGTAAACTCATTGCCCAGAAGAAAAAAAAGCGAGGAGAAAATTCAAACATGGCAAACAGCAAGAAAAAACATTTATCTAAGTGAAAGTATAAGAGAAGAAATAGCATTTATTCATCTTACATCATCCTTCGAGTTGTGCGCATCATGTACATTCATTCTTATAAACCCCGGATCTTTGCTGAAACAGACAAAAAGTGAACAACAGCAAAGCGTAAGTCCCAAAATGACTGGGTATCTAACATGAATTGTCATATGAACTGTCAATATGAGGTGATAAAACATGATGTAAAATGAATCAATATAAGCGAAGAGGGATAAGTATGAAAGGAGACATCACGCAGAAAAAGTAATAAATAGAAGATATCAAAATGAAAGAACGTCTGTGAAACAACAAAAGAAATGTAGAAAGGCGAGCATAAAGCCAAGCCCCACTTAAACGAATTTTAAACTTTACTCCATCTTCACCTATGCCATATTTATACAAATCGTACACTTTTACAATCACTCTTGAATCTTGGCGGGCAATTGTTGACAGTGGACAAAGCCACAAAGCCAGCAGTATGGAGTGACGCCCATACGAGACAGGGTGACCATGGGCCAACCTAGATCATGAAGGTGGCCTCTTAGCACCTATATTAAGGCCAGTGCAGGAAGAAAAATGTCTAATTGTGTAGTGCTCAGCCACCAGTTAAGCCTGGCTGACTAATGTCACTTGCCCACATGATTTCTAATGTACATTCTATTCACTAGAAAACTCTACTTTCTCTAGATTAATATCTAAAGACTCACTCTCAAGAGTCCTATAAACCACATTCAACAAGCCTTTCACTTTAGCATTAGAAGGGGATCCTCTGCGATCAGGTTTGTTACTTGTGCGGCCCTCACCTATCCATCTTGGCATTTAGTCCAGGTCCAAAAATACTCAAGAGTCTAATGATTGTTCCACCACCACAGAAactcttattcatgttttcttgaGTTGTCCCCTAATTTTCACTATCTTATGACTTCCCCGCCCTTCAAGATCCCCATTAGACATGGCAAAATTGACCCAGTGTGACCCGGCACCCCAACTAAGGACCCGAGCTTGTCCCGTTACCTGAATTGACCCCAACTCCAAAAATGCCCAACCCAAATGTTTATTGTTGCACACTAACCATTATCCCtaaataacatgataataaaagaCCTGAAAATGACCCAAACCCAAAATGACCCTGCCCAATCTTACCTGAATTTTGCAAAACTCGAAATTTCCCAGCCCGAACTGACCCAATTTggacccgacccgattgacccatttgcTAGGTCTATGACTCTAATGAATGCATCACTCGGTCCTAGTCTCACACTCTCACATGGCCAAACTTCTTAAGGCATATTTTCATCATCTTATCATAGATACACAAAAATATCTAATATAATGCATATTCTTCATCACATGCTGAGAACAACAATCAATGATAGACTCCACAAATTACCTGCTGCATCTATAGAACATAACAAGTCCTCCAGCTGCTAGGAAAAACCCTAACCAAGCAAAAAGCCCAAATCCCACGGTCAACCTTGGGAACTCGTAACCTACAGATGCCATTAAGAAAAGACATATCAATATGTCAATGCCCATACTAGGACAGAATTACAGTATTGCTAAAGTGATCAGGATCAATACCCAAGTGATCAGGATCAGTACCCAAAATGACTGAATTGGTATACAACCAAAGTAACAACAAAATCGTAAACCACAACGCAGGAGCAAGCCCTAGTTTTGAAAGTTTTCCAAGTCGGCTGTTTGCATCCCAACGTTTGTCAAATAACCTTCGAGCATTTCCCTGCATGATCGCATACCACAAACAATTGAACAGTGTTAGACTATGGAAGGGAATCTTAGGTCAAGCTATAGCAAGACCATTTGTACAAATCAGCATGAAGATTTTTAAATCAGCAAGGCATGCAAAAAAGAGGAGAGGAAAATCAGCTGCATAAcatgtaaaagttgcaaaaggGAGTTTTGCTTTAGGCTTAAATAATTTACAGGAGACCCGAATCATATAATCATATAGGCATCAATACATGGCCGTCACATTTACCAAAGATCAGTCACACATTGCCCAAGCTCCAATGCACTCAACCAATTTAAAACAATTGAAAATCATTTTTCAGTGAATATCATTCGAACTCAACATAAGAAGTATATTCTACAGTAGTAATACACTGCATATTTGACTTCAACAATCTAAGCAGACAGCTCAATATTATCTAACAATCACTTAACAAATAGTATTAGAGCTTTCAAAAAATCGACAAAAATAACTCTCATAGAGAAAGATAAATcaaaagatgaacaagaaactcatccataactaatGATTTCTCTAAACATGACCACAATGTACAGACAAGTGTCACAGAGAAGAGGAAGCAAATCTCAGCGAAAACTGAATTATGGACCACCTACAAGAAAAAAAGCGACTTGTCTGTGATTCTTGTCTGCAGCCAATTGAGCAGGAGTGAGGCCAGTGTTGTCAGTCACAATTAAGTCTTCTTTCTTTCCAGCCTGTACCAAAACAGTGCAAGCCTCCATGTTTCCCCGAATAGCAGCCCAATGGAGAGGTGTACAACCTATAATCAACCAGTACAAGTGAGGAAACCCACCCTAGATTTTCAGAAATTTTATAGAAAGCGGTTTATCCACACAAAGGATTATATTTCACGACCATTATTGTTTTTACTATAACTTTACCTTCTTTATCTTGCCGTGCTCGATACGCATCCAGAAAAAGAAGAAGACGGATACAATCAGCGAAGCCTTTGTATGCTGCCCTACATTTTTATGAGATTTACAAATagacataaaattaaaataaacattaCTGAAAGATACATTTCCAATAACAAAAGTACCATATCCATTTTCAAGAGATTAAGCGTCGCTATCTAATTTAAAACCAAACGTAGATATAGCTACTGGAGCGTATTTCATTTCTTTTCCATTTACTTTCAGCATCTTATGTAGTACTAAATGCATAAAGCTCCACGCACGAAACATGCACAAGCTCAATCTTTTTTTCAAATTTAACAATGAAGTACAAATGGCTCACTAAACTAGTTTCCAAATTCCAACGGAACCAAATACTCGGTATTCTTTGATTCTGGATTGTGATGGAGTAAAGCTAAACAGCTCACTAAACTGGCCGCACAAGGGTAATCGAGAAAATATACAAAGGAAAGTAGGAGGTGCTGGTGGTAGCGGATAGAGGAAGGAGAGGAAGATAAGCTAATAAGAAATAATCACTACATTGAGAAAGTGATTATGCTACATATATGCATGAAACTGAATCTTATAGAAAGCCATGTATCTAATTATACCAGTGCAAAGGGCTTCTTCCATCATTGTCCGGAACATCTGGATCAGCATTCCATTTCATGACCATGTGATACAGGAAAGCTGTCTGGCCATACTGAGCAGCAACATGCGTTGTCTGCAATCCATTACAGGTCATTAAATATTCCAACGAAGAAGCGTGAAACAGAGATATCAGGGTAATAACTGATTCCAATGATATCATGAAATGTGAAAGCTGGATCTAACTGCAAAAATTACAACCATGTATTTCTATTTTCAAAGAGTTTTGAGAGAATCATGGCTCGTGAGTCATCAATAAAAGTTTTAGCATAACCAAGGTAATCTCGTCCACAGCCATCTAAATCTACAAGGTTACCACTTAAAACTAGGCTAGTTTAGAAGGCACTTGGCTAATATGACCGCTTGATGATGAAGAAATGTTACTTTAAAATCACAAATTTTCATTGAAGACGTGCaaaatccgtcacaagctgaagacggggtcGGAAAGTACCATTTGACAATGAAATGGGCTGGATAGCTAGGTAGCACCAatacggacacggacacgacagagacacgtgacacggcatcccatgaaatttaggacacgggacacgttattaagtttaataaaatatatattttttagtTATAAGCgtttaattttatttttgtaaaagtatttgatattaaatttaaatatgtgAAGGTAAAATTTGCCcttaattataactcattttcatttccAACCAAACCTATATTCTAAACAATCTCTTTCGACATCTCATTTTTCGTCTAAAGAACATTATTCACCCCAAATAATGTCAAAATACCAAGGACACGCgccggacacgtgcccaaataaaagtaGTAAGTTAGACACGGTTTTATAGGTGTCCGACACATTTAGGCGTGTGTCCgaggagtgtcggtgtccgacacggaaCGGCTGATTAAAAGAAGTGTTCGTGCAACCTAGCTGGATAGTGTGCAAGTTGGCTGAAAAATAGTTTCTAGTAATTTACTACTAAAAAGGTCACATATTAGTCTCCTTTGTTAACATTATGTTATGTTACCATTAAACTGAAATTGTTAACATCTAATTAAAACTATATATACACTCTCAAATGCTAAACAATGTGTTGTGATATGGTAACATTATATGTTCTCTTATGGTTATAAAAATGTGACCACCTTAGTCTTAAAATGTAAACATATAGTCTGTTAAATGATAACATTGTACTCTCGTATGG from Silene latifolia isolate original U9 population chromosome 10, ASM4854445v1, whole genome shotgun sequence encodes:
- the LOC141606093 gene encoding protein S-acyltransferase 24 isoform X1, encoding MSSEIEVVEEISPASTTVTPAPKDEESTRDDVYTAAAYGDMEKLERLVVKQGCSVTEADGLGYYALQWAALNNRTAAATFILEHGGDVNAADHTGQTALHWSAVRGAVQVAELLMQEGARVDAADMYGYQTTHVAAQYGQTAFLYHMVMKWNADPDVPDNDGRSPLHWAAYKGFADCIRLLLFLDAYRARQDKEGCTPLHWAAIRGNMEACTVLVQAGKKEDLIVTDNTGLTPAQLAADKNHRQVAFFLGNARRLFDKRWDANSRLGKLSKLGLAPALWFTILLLLWLYTNSVILGTDPDHLGYEFPRLTVGFGLFAWLGFFLAAGGLVMFYRCSSKDPGFIRMNVHDAHNSKDDEPFLKIEIENPALLAGNWSQLCITCKIVRPVRAKHCSTCDRCVEQFDHHCPWVSNCIGKRNKWDFFMFLVLEVAAMLITGLVTLIRILTDPSAPSSFGPWLNHAGTHHPGAISFLLAVSLLFFGVAVLTVVQASQISRNITTNEMANAMRYSYLKGPNGRFRNPFDHGVRKNCSDFLVSGYNEDVRIEESVNDEGIGMMPMCRDSNMHTGLAYPPQTNGNGNVSVNVNSLNTQVGHAHSQCNHQHNHARTNSAPLGLGLGLGRSRAQTEAAS
- the LOC141606093 gene encoding protein S-acyltransferase 24 isoform X2, whose amino-acid sequence is MSSEIEVVEEISPASTTVTPAPKDEESTRDDVYTAAAYGDMEKLERLVVKQGCSVTEADGLGYYALQWAALNNRTAAATFILEHGGDVNAADHTGQTALHWSAVRGAVQVAELLMQEGARVDAADMYGYQTTHVAAQYGQTAFLYHMVMKWNADPDVPDNDGRSPLHWAAYKGFADCIRLLLFLDAYRARQDKEGCTPLHWAAIRGNMEACTVLVQAGKKEDLIVTDNTGLTPAQLAADKNHRQVAFFLGNARRLFDKRWDANSRLGKLSKLGLAPALWFTILLLLWLYTNSVILGYEFPRLTVGFGLFAWLGFFLAAGGLVMFYRCSSKDPGFIRMNVHDAHNSKDDEPFLKIEIENPALLAGNWSQLCITCKIVRPVRAKHCSTCDRCVEQFDHHCPWVSNCIGKRNKWDFFMFLVLEVAAMLITGLVTLIRILTDPSAPSSFGPWLNHAGTHHPGAISFLLAVSLLFFGVAVLTVVQASQISRNITTNEMANAMRYSYLKGPNGRFRNPFDHGVRKNCSDFLVSGYNEDVRIEESVNDEGIGMMPMCRDSNMHTGLAYPPQTNGNGNVSVNVNSLNTQVGHAHSQCNHQHNHARTNSAPLGLGLGLGRSRAQTEAAS